A window from Armatimonas rosea encodes these proteins:
- a CDS encoding NUDIX hydrolase, whose amino-acid sequence MDLTETVTESQRLYEGRVVSLRLDSVLLPNGKPGKREVVEHSGAIAVVPLDAEGNVLLVRQFRLPTGGTLLEVPAGGIEAGEDPALAAGRELAEEIGFVPGKLTPLYEAYVAPGYCTEKIWGYLAEDLTPAPDAHTDADEFVETVPLPLDDALAAISDGRILDMKSVACLTMAARVLAQRGIARM is encoded by the coding sequence ATGGACCTAACAGAGACAGTGACAGAGAGCCAGCGGCTCTACGAGGGGCGCGTGGTGAGCCTGCGCCTAGACAGCGTGCTCTTGCCCAACGGCAAGCCCGGCAAGCGCGAGGTGGTCGAGCACAGCGGCGCGATTGCCGTCGTCCCGCTCGATGCCGAGGGCAATGTGCTCCTGGTGCGGCAGTTCCGTCTGCCGACCGGGGGGACCCTGCTGGAGGTTCCGGCGGGCGGGATCGAGGCGGGCGAGGACCCCGCGCTCGCGGCAGGGCGTGAGCTGGCGGAGGAGATCGGGTTTGTACCAGGGAAGCTGACTCCGCTCTATGAGGCCTATGTCGCGCCGGGCTACTGCACCGAGAAGATCTGGGGCTACCTCGCCGAGGACCTCACCCCCGCCCCCGATGCCCACACCGATGCCGATGAGTTTGTGGAGACCGTCCCGCTACCCCTCGACGATGCCCTGGCCGCGATCAGTGACGGGCGCATCCTGGACATGAAGTCGGTCGCCTGCCTCACCATGGCCGCCCGTGTCCTGGCTCAGCGTGGGATCGCGCGGATGTAG
- a CDS encoding DUF3866 family protein: MPRLDRRLARVTTIERVTATALWGRARIDSEAPERAIVAYPSLTGPLAVGDWVLLNTTATGLALGTGGVDFVIAASTEPIPVSLPSEQETGDEHIIKLRYTPLQHAVSVVEQSADWDETTTLSGLPVVACLLHSQVALVAAAVKAAAPSKRIAYVMTDSAALPLGFSKLVAQLRALGLLDVTLTCGQAFGGERECVTLPSALLAARSVEKADVVIVAPGPGNAGTGTRYGFSGIEQAWTLSVTAALGGRALCCLRASSADPRPRHQGLSHHSRTVLALAGTCPEAGWPHDTPLPENLSATPLLADPEPGLALLEKNHLRVTSMGRTAAQDPLFFRVSAAFGCL; the protein is encoded by the coding sequence ATGCCACGTCTAGACCGGCGTCTCGCGCGCGTCACGACCATCGAGCGGGTGACAGCCACGGCTCTGTGGGGGCGCGCTCGGATCGACAGTGAAGCGCCAGAGCGTGCCATCGTGGCCTACCCGTCGCTGACTGGCCCGCTGGCGGTGGGTGACTGGGTGCTCCTCAATACAACCGCGACGGGGCTTGCGCTGGGCACGGGCGGCGTGGACTTTGTGATCGCGGCGTCCACGGAACCCATCCCTGTGTCCCTTCCCTCCGAGCAAGAAACAGGCGATGAGCACATTATCAAGCTACGCTACACGCCGCTACAGCACGCGGTCTCCGTGGTGGAGCAGAGCGCCGACTGGGACGAGACCACGACGCTGAGTGGGCTGCCCGTGGTGGCCTGCTTGCTCCATAGCCAGGTCGCGCTGGTGGCGGCGGCGGTGAAGGCGGCGGCTCCGAGTAAGCGAATCGCCTATGTCATGACCGACTCCGCCGCGCTTCCTCTCGGATTTTCCAAGCTCGTGGCGCAGCTCCGGGCGCTGGGGCTGCTCGATGTCACCCTGACCTGCGGCCAGGCCTTTGGCGGCGAGCGTGAGTGCGTGACGCTACCGTCGGCGCTGCTGGCGGCGCGATCGGTGGAGAAGGCCGATGTGGTGATTGTCGCACCAGGGCCGGGGAACGCAGGGACGGGCACCCGCTACGGCTTCTCCGGGATCGAGCAGGCCTGGACCCTCTCGGTGACCGCCGCACTGGGGGGCAGGGCGCTCTGCTGTCTCCGGGCCTCGTCCGCCGACCCCCGTCCGCGCCACCAAGGGCTCTCGCACCATAGCCGTACCGTACTCGCCCTCGCTGGAACCTGCCCCGAGGCCGGCTGGCCCCACGACACGCCACTTCCCGAGAATCTTTCAGCCACCCCACTCCTCGCGGACCCGGAGCCGGGGCTGGCACTACTGGAGAAAAACCACCTGAGAGTCACGAGCATGGGACGAACCGCGGCGCAAGACCCGCTGTTCTTTCGTGTGAGTGCGGCTTTTGGGTGTCTGTGA
- a CDS encoding LCP family protein, with protein MNGRSKVNGKTPPPPQHRRASAPAPLPPVGRRTGRRRKRGNPLGKLLGLGALAAVVAGGIWAGKMFPKLLPGSSVRDILDLYNNPAKFFPKKDQITVLLIGKDYSYDKNYQRYTGKSSRADSIMLLSLDFKTRHVSALSIPRDTRVRVAGNTGKINATLSNDTYPGRGGPALLCEAVEDITGIKPDYYIAVKPDAVGNLVKELGGVDVETIDAIEYNDFKAGLHVKLPKGPVHIATADEAIGYCRYREIDPYVRNADGSAVFVGKDSRGVPLFKRKSPAEISALNQCQENGDTRRMVRQQNMIRAMIASGKRQILHADTLVDTALKQFDTNLERPQIFAIASLYRNTQPDQVASGTLAGAFEKHKPFFFIPDRRKTEALVQWLVYGDEKAANRVTTVAVQNATDISGAARRAAELLRAEGNFDADYVTDGPKTQATATTIQFTRAVNKPRAEMIAKLLGGGTVKKDLGPDRSGSLSENVPDITVVLGSDLAPRLGEQSALR; from the coding sequence TGGGGCGGCGCACGGGCCGCCGACGGAAGCGCGGCAACCCCTTGGGGAAGCTCCTCGGGCTGGGGGCTCTTGCCGCCGTTGTGGCAGGAGGCATCTGGGCGGGCAAGATGTTCCCAAAGCTACTTCCGGGCAGCAGTGTCCGTGATATCTTAGATCTCTACAACAACCCCGCGAAGTTCTTCCCCAAGAAAGACCAGATCACGGTCCTGCTCATTGGCAAGGACTACTCCTACGACAAGAACTACCAGCGCTACACGGGGAAGTCGAGCCGTGCTGACTCCATCATGCTGCTCTCGCTGGACTTCAAGACCCGCCATGTCTCCGCGCTCTCCATTCCTCGTGACACCCGGGTGCGAGTCGCGGGCAACACAGGCAAGATCAACGCCACCCTGAGCAACGATACCTACCCAGGACGCGGCGGCCCCGCGCTTCTCTGTGAGGCGGTCGAGGATATCACGGGAATCAAGCCCGACTACTACATCGCCGTGAAGCCCGATGCCGTGGGGAACCTGGTCAAGGAGCTGGGCGGAGTCGATGTGGAGACGATCGACGCCATTGAGTACAACGACTTCAAGGCGGGGCTCCATGTCAAGCTTCCCAAGGGGCCGGTGCATATCGCCACCGCCGATGAGGCCATTGGCTACTGCCGCTATCGTGAGATCGACCCGTATGTCCGCAACGCCGATGGCTCCGCTGTCTTTGTTGGTAAGGATAGCCGGGGTGTGCCTCTCTTCAAGCGCAAGTCCCCGGCGGAGATCTCCGCGCTCAACCAGTGCCAGGAAAATGGCGACACGCGCCGGATGGTGCGCCAGCAGAACATGATCCGCGCGATGATCGCGTCGGGGAAGCGCCAGATCCTGCACGCCGACACGCTCGTGGACACGGCGCTGAAGCAGTTTGACACCAACCTGGAGCGCCCGCAGATCTTTGCGATCGCCTCGCTCTACCGGAACACCCAGCCGGATCAAGTGGCCTCAGGAACGCTGGCAGGGGCGTTTGAGAAGCACAAGCCCTTCTTCTTCATCCCGGACCGCCGCAAGACCGAGGCGCTTGTCCAGTGGCTGGTCTACGGGGACGAAAAGGCGGCCAACCGGGTGACCACGGTCGCGGTTCAGAACGCAACCGATATCTCGGGGGCGGCGCGCCGGGCGGCGGAGCTGCTACGCGCCGAGGGGAACTTCGATGCCGACTATGTCACCGATGGCCCCAAGACACAGGCCACGGCCACGACTATCCAGTTCACACGGGCGGTCAACAAGCCCCGTGCGGAGATGATCGCCAAGCTCCTCGGGGGGGGGACGGTAAAGAAGGACCTGGGGCCGGACCGGAGTGGAAGCCTGAGTGAGAATGTTCCCGATATCACGGTTGTCTTGGGCAGCGACCTCGCTCCCCGCCTGGGCGAGCAGTCCGCGCTCCGCTAG